In Candidatus Thiopontia autotrophica, the genomic window ACAGAGCTGGAGCCTGACATTGTTCTGCTCGATCTGCGGATGCCGGAGATGGATGGGATAGAGGTTCTTTCAGAGTTAAAAAAACGGGAGCCATCGCTCCCTGTCGTCATGTTAACCACCAGCGAAGAGGAGTCAGATCTTTTGTCTGCGCTACAGAGTGGTGCTCAAGGGTATCTGCTTAAGGATATGGAGCCAGAGGAGCTGGTCTCTTCACTGGAGCGCGCACTAAATGGAGAGGTTGTGGTGGCCCCATCAATGACTCCGCTGCTTGCCCGTGTTGCCCAGGGGGAGATCCTGAAAACACACCAGAGAGATGATCTCAAGGCTCTGCTGACACCAAGGGAGTATGAGATTCTTCTGCATCTTGCGGAGGGGCAGAGCAACAAGGTTATCGGTCGTGAACTCGACATCTCTGATGGCACGGTTAAACTTCATGTCAAATCCATTCTGCGCAAGCTGGATGTACACTCACGTGTAGA contains:
- a CDS encoding response regulator; the protein is MKVLLIDDHTLFRTGIGALLQGHDIQLAAAVGTGKEGLQLVTELEPDIVLLDLRMPEMDGIEVLSELKKREPSLPVVMLTTSEEESDLLSALQSGAQGYLLKDMEPEELVSSLERALNGEVVVAPSMTPLLARVAQGEILKTHQRDDLKALLTPREYEILLHLAEGQSNKVIGRELDISDGTVKLHVKSILRKLDVHSRVEAAVIAVERGITKHKA